Within Ptiloglossa arizonensis isolate GNS036 chromosome 8, iyPtiAriz1_principal, whole genome shotgun sequence, the genomic segment TAGAAACGCCCGGCTCGGCTCTCCGTGTATCTTTCCACGGATATTGTCAATCGCGCGTtcgcgtaaaaaaaagaaaaaaaaaagaaaaaaacaatagtTACCCCACCCAACTTGTTCCCGTGCACACGACGAATCGTACGAAACGGTTCGAGCGTCGTTGAACGAATACAGCTAAGCTCGTTTTATCGCCACGATTagacgcgacgaacgataatcgGTTACGGTGTTTTCCTTCGACGAGGATGGACGCGACATTAATAAACACCGGAAAAGGTCCGACCTTGTTACAGCGCGCGCCTTacgcatttctttttttttttttttttttctcctctcctcGACGCGTCGTCGCTGCGGATCGTTCCGCGTTCGCGTAACGTTCTTTCCTCGTAATTGAAGGAAACGGTCGCACGGTTAATCGTGCccgttatcgaacgataaagttTCCAAATGAATTCAGTCGTCTACGTGGAAACAACGATCGAACAGCTACCTTCGGTCGGTTgcgttgttattaattattttccgtTCCCACGCACCGTCCGTACAAAGACGACGACTCgaactttaaatatttctcgaacgtttcgtttcccaATAGCTTTCAACGGTTATGTTAATCGCGCGCGTTGATGGTATTTCCCGGAGATCGTATAGATTTCCCTGCGTTTCGTATTCAAGGAGCGAAAAATAACGAACAATGACCCTCGGTCGATTATTAAAGCAGCGCTACGATCGTTCCCGCCAGACGTACGATagaattcgttaaaaaaattcccTTTGTTCCTTCGCGTTATAGATTTACCTCTCGAATCGAGCCTCGGCCTGTGTATCGCACGTGCATCGAACACGATTCTCCCAGACGGGCGAAAAACCATAGACGATGAAATATGGTCGTGAACGGgtataaaagaagaaaagcaaaaaaaagCCTCGAACGATCGTTATCGGTTCAGCCACCCCCGATATCATCTACGAGCACTCTCTCTAGACAGAAATATAATACAGTTGGCCGCAATTGGTCGCCGTGTTTTCGTGCCaacaattatatatatacacgcagagagagagagaaacgatcgaggagCGTTGGATGCAGTTGTCCAACAAATTGCAGACGCAGCGCGGAGAACCGCGAGATTCCGGCCACGCGATTTCGGTACGAACGCGTTTCGAATAGCGACATCCTAATTCGCAGTCCGTGCGCATTAGAAATTGTCTATTTGCACGTGTACCGGTTCGGTGCGAACCGGCACGTCTCCGAAGGACCGTTAAACacggtgaaaattttacgaagaaaGCACCTTCGCCGTATAATGGGTCAGTCAGCGGACGCCCGCTTTTACAAGCAGTTCGCGTGTCTCCTCTATGCTCGTCGCGTTCGACGATTCTGTTACGAACGACGAGGAacgacgcgcgagcgagcgaacgaccgAACGAGCGACCGATTACCGCGCCGCGGGACggactccttcttcttcttcgagaaaaaaaagaaaaaaataaaagaatcgacgattcgacgcgTTGAATCGCCGCGAGCGGTTGCAGACCCGCGTCACGCGTAAGAACGCGTTACGGTGTTATACAACGAGAGCCCGTATGTAATTTACATACGGGGCTAGGAAAGTTTCGTCGTACAACTACTTTCCAAGTGTTCACCGTCACACTCGGTACACGCTTCGTCATTCATCGAAGCCAGTCATAAAAACGGGGGGTCGAAACGGTCCCACGGAACTTTTTCTAATAAGCACCGCTTAAACGGTGACCGGTACGACGAAACCTTTTCGGAGATCGTACAACGACGATAACCGTCACCGTTTATTTACACCGTCGATTTACGAAAGGTATCCGCCGTGACCTGTGTTTGCTATTTACGCGAAATATTTTTGGCACGGTGCACGCGGAACGGGGACCCCGTTCCACGTTGACCATACGAGGCACGTACGTGCTGTTCATCGATCACAAAAACTCGCGGCATAGCTGACACAAACGTACGTGCATTGGACAGACGTGACGCGTATGTAGGTACTCCGCATTGTCCTGGGATTGACGTTTGACGGAATCgaccagaaagaaacgaaaccctCGTGTCGCGTTCCCCCTCTCCCCGTCCGTTGAAACATTAACCGGTATCGTCCGATCCGAGATAGCGCTGAACGTTTCGTTTATAAATAGGTTACAGCTAGGAAATTTCTTGAACGCGCAAATAAATGCTCGTATCTGATCGTCACAGTTTCCGCACTACTGCGGGTAAATAAGTGTTTTACGGTTTTTAATGTATTGTACCCGGACCGAGAACGAAACTCTTGCCCGGAGCGTTGCAGCGCTGGCTGCCAGTGCGGGTATACGTAGATAGTTTTCGAACAACGTTCCACGAATCTATCGATAAGCCCCGTATCCGCGTACTATCCATTCACTAAAATTAGAGACGGTTAATTCCACGTGTATCGCGGTGTATTTATACGTTCGTTTCCCCTCGGGGGCTTAGGGCGCTGCGTGTGGTCAAGATCGAACGCGTTCTACCGCGATTCGATCCACGGAACCGAGCCAGACTGCGCGAAATCGCGTAGAAACTTCAAGCCGTGAGTTTCTCGGAAGTCGAGAGTGTTCGCGATTGTTCGGGGTACGAAGGCGCGTTCGTCGTGTAAACACGAATCCgtgcgaaaatattttccacctcgtcgtcgtcgttccagCGATGTTCAGTACTACCCGTTTGCCCCACCATCGAAGTCGACTGTGTGCCGCAGTCCGGCTGATCGTCACGGCGCCAAACTACTTCTTTCTGCCGTGACGGACCGCGACCACTGTCCACGCAGCCAACCCCCTCGAttcgtttccaaaaaaaaaaagaaaaacaagcaaAAATGGTTCGGCCGAAACGACCGTCCGAAAATCAACGCACTGTGGCTGTTCCGTGATCGTGGACGCGAAGACGAAACACGGTGAGCGAGCGAAACGATCCATTTCGTGGAATCAGCAACAGTTGTTGACAGAACGACAATACCGCGGTTCCTCGCGGATAATACGTAACGATACGCCCGAAAGTCGAACCGAATATCGTCGATAACCACGGTGGTCGCGCCGCGTCACGCTCGCGCGGATTACGCTTCGATTCGGAAAGTTTCTTTATTTTGACTGGAACTCACCTTGGCCATCTCGTTTTGGGTGGGTCCTAAAGATTGCACCGTTCCGAAACACTCTGATTCCGGGCACGGACGATGCGGAGGCAGTTCCCTGACATAAGTCGCGTTCCGTTAAACGGCGATAAATGCTTGGCTCGCATGCCCAGTCGTTTTTTTACCCCGCGCGACGCTCCTTTTCGATCGCGGCCGTGTACAACATTCGTGGCGACACGTCGATCGCTTGCGGATACCACCACGCAGCGACGCTCCCGACGCCGGCGTCGCCGAGAACGACGTTATTGATCGGCGCCGTGCGGAGGCGTCGCTACCCGCGGAATGGAGAAGGGGGTGGAATTGCCGGTGACGGAGACAGTGCTCGAGGCGGCCCGGTGGAGATGGAAATGACCAACCGAAGCGCCACCGCCGAAAATCATTCCACGAGCATCGCCGATGACTCTACGACCTCCCACCCTCGAGGCTAACCCGTGTGTAACGCGAGCTCGCCTTTTGTATTTCGCCTGGAAGACGGAATCGACTCGTTCGCGACGATCCGTGGATCTTCCAACGATTTAATCACAGTAACGAACCAACGGTTACATTTTTGCGTATCGTTGGAGAATCTACGCTTCGAAATCTATCGCAATTTATTTACTTATCGTTCCCTTATCTAGACGTAATTCTATCGATTCGGTGCCAGCCGATTAATTCGGAATACATTTGCCCGATACTtggtttttactttcaattcccccccccccccccaacttGTGAAAATACGTTTCTTTTTAACTTTGTGGGTAtacaattttcgtttcgataatgCATCGTATGAAATACTTCTAAAGGCTGTAATCAAAATATTTCGATATCGACGAATTATAACATCGCGGTATAATTGCGATATCCCTTTCACCGTACACGGTCGCGTATGTTGTCGCGACGGAAAAGAATTATCCTTCTGACCGTTTTCGGTGATAATTCGCACGATAACCTTCCCAATTCGTATCCTTTCAAGGGTTCTTTAAGAGCGAATTATCGAGGAATTATTTCATGCTAATTACTTTTCGAAAACGGAAAGTACGgggtcgatatctcggttactGTCGAATCTAACGAGGATTTGTACGCAACGATAATGTTTCCAAATTGAATGAAATTGCGATACAGTATGGTTGATCCCTCCCCACGCGATAAGAAATTTCCGATATTGAATAATTCGAAGAAACAAGGCAAAGGACGAGTGTTTAcaaaatcgatcgagaaacatttGCTAACGCGATTACAGACCTACacttatgtacatacatactttGATATCATCGATCTACGCTCGTAACTATTTCGATTAAATGTTTGCGCAGTATTAGAACGATTACGTGCCTTTAGagctcgatcgaaagaaaacgaCATTTCGTATACAGCGACTTAATACGAATAAAACCATCGCGAGTACTCAACGGTgattcaaatgttaaattagtcATACAACTTCGATGTTAAGCATACTTTGTTTCTTTGCGTTGGGACATAAATTTTAAAACCGTGGAATTTCAAAGCATCGACAAAAACGATCGAGCATCGATCGACCAAACAATTTATTTCGCAATCTTTTACAAACGTAAACACGAACTTATGACACAATATGTATATCGATAGGAACTTACCGATTCATACTCATCCATGTTGATTGCTGgcattttttaaacattctaaCCAAATCGTGTTCGACGCGCGATCACTTGTCAACTCACGATACTAATATGACAGCATCGGAAGGCAAAcacagaaaataaaatatccGTTAGTCTTTCAAACACAGTTTGTGAAACAACGAATCCCATTAAGTGTTCGTAAATAGACCAATAACTTTATCCTACACGTCGACCTATAGTAACTCTTGTTTCAAAGTCGCGCcctttttttcgtcgtttaaaTCCGAGATATCTTGTTTGATGGatctttaatttttatcgttaatttacCTCTATATCGTTTTCGAACACAACGAGACTGCATAGGAAcataaaaatacaagaaaatatCGGGAATAATTGAGGATATTAcggattttatatatatattgatcagTAACTTTCGGATCAGTAAAACTacagtgtttctttttttttttcattgcacATAGATACACAGATAGgaaatattctttatttatacTCGGTAGCTGCACAACACAGTAATTACCAGAAATGCAGATACAGTAGCACAAAAACGAAGGTTTCTAACGTCGTCGAGTAAGggccgatcgtttcgtttcgaaagacaGGCGGAGAAAACGAGTGTACACCTTACGATACATTCTAGTGTATTCAAAGTCCCCTCTTAACGATTTCTGTAATCTTATAACGATAGTAAAGCTGTACGATATCGTAATTTTGATTGCTCCGAGAAACTGTAACGACTCTGTTGTACCACCGATCGTAACGAACAAGTCGTTTCGcatattcgaacgataaatatcgCGACCGATAAAGAGAGGAGTGCGTTTTTCAACGCGTTTCGGCGTATCTTAGAGTCCTCCGTTGACAatctttataattttacaaCTAAaattacgtcatacgatatCGTACTTCTTGATCGCGATAGGTAACTACGCCTCTTATTATCGTCGTCTAGAATAATATACACAATGATACTGACATCCCAAAGAAACGCAAAGGAAATAGCGAAGAAAAAGCCCGCAGCTATCGGGTCTAAATGATATATAATGTGGAATGAATTCTGAAGATGTACTTGTTTTTTTACAgctaaaaaaatttatttacactgaCTGACATCTAGGATAATCACGAGTCTCTTTCCAAATCACCGTTTGTATATAGacaattcatatatatatatatatatatatattcgtgtaTACATTATACACTGTACTTTGCGAAactatatttttagatatatttttacatttagaaTTCAAAGCTGTAGGCAGACGACGGATTTTAGACGAAACGTCGCAACACGTTCGAAACGTTGTAATCCTATTTGGCAAATAATGTACCCATTCGCCTCGTTACAtgctataataaatttaaatttcattctttacgTTTACAATATTATAAGGCGTGTGTATACAATGTAAAAGGCATCCAAGGCACAACTTGGGCGGTACGTACTTAAATATATAAGTCGtggcgttatagttatttagtGTAAAGTTAACTAGGCTTTCTCTCAATTAGTAGTTTGAAAAAAGTAGCAATTAAGAAAGCGATATCAGGTGATTTGGAAACGTGATTCGCGATGTATGGTGCTTGCTGCATTAACAATTAAATCAAGAAAGATACCAACAAAGAGTAAAAGCTCCAAGTATAGGTATTACATATGTAACTATTCATACATACATCTTGCAAGAAAGCATTTGTGCTCGTTACGAGTGCGATAAGCTCGACATACCTAAAACATTAATTCACATCTGTCTTAACCGGTGTACATATTGTAAAACTTTATCAACACCAATTACAATCTAGAGTGGTCtcggtgaaaaatattcttttttagcTAAACAACAGATTTCACAGGTGATCACGAAGAAACGGTAAATGGAACGATAAATATTCTTctgattgaatatttttttattcgtcgtgTATAAGATCGTCTTACTTTTCTCATAATGGGTTATTGTCATATTTCCTTGTACGATTTGCGTTTATAGATCCAAACTCTTATTACATTCGTTGATCACCCATACGCAATTTGCTAAATTTGGTAGCAAAGAATCACAGCTAGGTACATCGACAAATAAGTAACAGCAGGCGGCAGTGACTTCTGTTCCACAGTTCTCAAGTACTCTTAGATAATGTTATATGATCCGTATACCTTCTTCATACTTATAATTGAAATATACGTAGGATATACATAAAATTAATTCGATGAATAGTTATGAATTTATCAGCAAACCAGAAGATCATTGGAATATACATTGTCACAGGTATTTCCGTTTAAAATGTTAAGTCAAATTTGTGCTTTATCGGTAATACCTGTGTATCTTCATGCAAAATTAAACAGGGAGTCGATATTTGTGAACAACTATGTCACGGAACTAATGTTCTCTCATAAATACATAAAAAGATACAGACAAGACCATTATTTATAACAAATCTTTCATGCTTTTCAATAGTTTTGATTTTGCTTAATCCGAACTAAATATTCGTATGACCTTTCTAGCTCATTATCGAATGTACGTGACACGTAAGTTTTTCGCACAACATTGTATAGCGTTCTCACAGAACTTGTACATCATTGTTAAAACATATGAAGCAAATTGCATTCCTTTTTAagtgaatatttttacaaacgacTCGTTTCTCGTTAAAAGAAACTAATTGATACATGTAAACGTTCAACGTGGTTTTACGTAGCTTAAATAAAAAGCGTCACATACATACGATTTTGGCACTTTTCAGAATTCTACtcataaaattttcatcgttttgtTAAAGTCTGAAATTTCCGAACACTTCTGAAAAGTGCAAAGCTAATACATCATTCTTATATTACTCTCAAATCTGACAAGTAGCAAGTAGATGACTCTATGTTAGTTGTCACATTAGTTTCTTAGAAGGCTACATCCAAAGGCTTACATTACACGAATGTTAGGAAACGTTGcacaaaaaatattctttatacgcATTATCAGAGTTAATATTCCAATACGTCATCGGATGCAGTTAACTTTCAAACGTCAACGTGAGATCAGCATCTGATGTctatattgaaatattaattgcaGTACTATTAGTaaaatcgaaattaattacCCTTAGATTATAGtctttatagtaataaatttgaATAGTCTAAGGCTTGTTTAGGCATAAATCAGATGCTTTAAAAACACGCGTATTGtgtttaaaattgtaaacattAAAATGTTATTTCATTGAAATCTGAATCATTTGTCTCTATTGATCGGTAATCATTTTTTTGTTTCATACTGTTTGATTTGTTCAACTATGATGGTACAAGTCTCGAAACAGTCTAGTGAAGCATTCATGATATAGCACTAGCAAATATTTCCACAACAATTTTCCatataaaataaagtattaGAAGTAGTTGAATAGATttgaaaaatatgatttttCATATATATGTAAGACATATTTTTTACTATAATTCTCTCCCTATGTAACAGCCAAAAGTTGTACAGCTTTTATGTGTACATTGCGATCTCTGAAATTTTTACATCAAGGATCACATTCAATACTTATTGACTTTTGCAATCCTTTACTCTCATAAGAATTATATTATCGACTTTCTTCATTGTGCAGACATAAAATAAGTCTCACATCGGGGCAGCATTGTCTCACTTACCACTCTTATTATTCTTTCTTAAATCTCTTATAATGTCTATATTACTATCGCACTATGTAATATTAAAAACTGCTCTTGAATCATCaggtttctttctacatttcactatttttttttctccttgcaATTAAACACGAGACACAAATTATGACACAGAACTTATAGCATTATGAGGAGAACCCATTTGTGTTAACACTTTATCCAACCACTGTAAGGGTCCGTGTAAATGGGCCTCGATCCAACAGGGAGTTGATGTAACATCCTGTCGATGGTATTCAGCACCCCATCCTTTAACAAAGGACATTCTGCAAcaaatataacgtacatcgttattTACATCCCTAAGCATCAACTtctgaaattataataaattttaccttATGGTACACATTTTCGTTAATTCGTAGACAGCTTCAAAACCATGATTAACACTTTGTGAAAGCAGCTGGGCAAACTCCTGGTTATTAAATATCTTCAATGAACATCCTGGTGGAATTTTACAAACTGTACTAGGATGAAATCCATGATGATGATTACAATTTCTAGACTGCACAAAAATAGCAGAATCAGAGAGACATTCTGCATACACTTCACCACCTACATAATACAGATGCACTCCTTTGCCTATATGTCTTCTTGTATTTTCAATGGTAGAATTTCGATTAACATTGGACAACTGTCCAAGACAAAAACGATCTGAGTTGTTGCTTGGATTTGTAAAGCCATCCACGATAACAGAATGAGAATGACAATGAAAAACTTCACCCACTCTACAATTTAATTCATAATATGCAATAGAGGCCCAATAAGGAGGTTCTTGGTAACACACTGGAGCTACTTCAGCTGTTCCACTTGTATCCATTGCTACCGGATCAGGTGGTGGTGACTGCCCAGGTTGCGAACCATCTTCAGGCGGAGAATATGCTGGAGGTGGAGTTTCTGGCAATCCATTAGTACCATACGGACTCTGTGGATTTGGTGATGTTGTACTTCCTGGACTTGGAACAGATCCAACCGAAGACATAGGTGAAGTTGGATTTACACCACCAGTGGATCCAGCATTGAATCCACTGGAAGAATAGGATACATTATGCGGCATTGTTGGTTCTGCTATTTGTTGAAATGGTAACAATGAATGTCCTGGAGCATATTCTGAATGTCTAGGAACCAGAACTGGCGGTAGTACTGGACTTTCCACTCTTTTATAATGGTAAGGATTGATGCACACTTCTTTCTGTTTTGCAGAGAAAGGGTATTGACATAATTCCAATGGTTTCAATTCGTGGTGTGATTGCAAATCTGGCCATCTCCATACTCGACAATAAATTACATGCGGTAAACCCTTACGATGTGAAACTTGCAATCTACCGTCTAAACTTCTTGGAATTGTTACACATTTACTAGGTGTGCCTGGACAACTTAAAGCATGTTCCAATTCTTCTATTGCACcttttcgtttttttaatttttttactaaAGAATCCACTGCCTTTTCTGcccatttttcttcttcgtcgcCCTGTTTCCAACCGAGCAACTTCTTTACAGCAGGACtagtaaatgaaaataaactgTTCAACGAAGACATAGGTCCAGAGCTTGATGATCCTTCTTCATCATCCATGTTAAAAATACTGTAATATGTAAATTATCTCTATGATGTTCTTATGGTATTTCTGTTTCTAAATAACCTGTAATTCAAGACAATCTATCAAGCTCCCTAGATTTAGAATTTCCTAATATAGTTGACACAAATATCTCTTGTACGTCTATTACTAGCTACTTTATctcaaaaattagaaaattatgtataacatattggGTAGCTTTTAAAATCTGTCTGattcagattacaaaggtattagtAATTCtaatgaagcaaaaaaataaatattgtgttACATGTGAGGTTAGATATTTCTAAAATTCTGTTCACAGAGTTCACAGAATACAAATCTAGCACTAACGCATAAAAAAAAGCGTAAGTTATAAGAGCTTACATGAAAAAGACGACACTTAACCAGAAATAAATTGCATACACACTTACGTAGAATCGCCTAGCGATCCAGCATTGTTTTTACTACAATCTCCCACTCCTGTTACCACATTCTTGACGCCAATCTCTCGCCAtcacaattaaataaaatta encodes:
- the Mad gene encoding mothers against decapentaplegic homolog 1, with product MDDEEGSSSSGPMSSLNSLFSFTSPAVKKLLGWKQGDEEEKWAEKAVDSLVKKLKKRKGAIEELEHALSCPGTPSKCVTIPRSLDGRLQVSHRKGLPHVIYCRVWRWPDLQSHHELKPLELCQYPFSAKQKEVCINPYHYKRVESPVLPPVLVPRHSEYAPGHSLLPFQQIAEPTMPHNVSYSSSGFNAGSTGGVNPTSPMSSVGSVPSPGSTTSPNPQSPYGTNGLPETPPPAYSPPEDGSQPGQSPPPDPVAMDTSGTAEVAPVCYQEPPYWASIAYYELNCRVGEVFHCHSHSVIVDGFTNPSNNSDRFCLGQLSNVNRNSTIENTRRHIGKGVHLYYVGGEVYAECLSDSAIFVQSRNCNHHHGFHPSTVCKIPPGCSLKIFNNQEFAQLLSQSVNHGFEAVYELTKMCTIRMSFVKGWGAEYHRQDVTSTPCWIEAHLHGPLQWLDKVLTQMGSPHNAISSVS